One Aquisediminimonas profunda genomic region harbors:
- a CDS encoding superoxide dismutase codes for MFKLANLPYTNDALEPHISAETLSLHHGKHHKSYVDALNLLLEGDAMADLPLEEVIMQSNGLAARQTVFNNAAQCWNHDFYWQSMRPGGGGPPTDDLKVMIEKDFGDTSAFAEAFRAAAVKHFGSGWVWLVATDGAIGIVATHDADLPLVHGRTALLCCDLWEHAYYLDYKNMRADFVSAFLDNLANWDFANANLAAAASQMNEEAPTGLGPVEAPFVIHAN; via the coding sequence ATGTTCAAACTAGCCAATTTGCCTTATACCAATGACGCATTGGAGCCGCACATTTCGGCTGAAACCTTGTCACTGCATCACGGCAAACATCACAAATCTTATGTCGATGCGCTGAACCTTCTGCTTGAAGGTGATGCAATGGCCGATCTACCTCTGGAAGAGGTCATTATGCAGTCGAACGGCCTTGCTGCCCGTCAGACCGTCTTCAACAATGCCGCACAGTGCTGGAACCACGATTTTTACTGGCAATCGATGCGGCCAGGAGGAGGCGGGCCACCGACCGACGATCTGAAAGTCATGATCGAGAAGGATTTTGGAGACACGAGCGCCTTCGCTGAAGCGTTCCGCGCTGCGGCCGTCAAGCATTTCGGATCGGGGTGGGTCTGGTTGGTTGCGACAGATGGCGCCATTGGAATTGTGGCGACCCACGACGCAGACTTGCCATTGGTGCACGGTCGAACAGCCCTCCTGTGCTGCGACCTTTGGGAACATGCATATTATCTGGATTACAAGAATATGCGTGCCGACTTTGTGAGTGCCTTTTTGGACAATCTCGCAAACTGGGATTTTGCCAATGCCAATCTGGCGGCCGCAGCATCGCAAATGAATGAAGAGGCGCCGACCGGACTGGGACCCGTAGAGGCCCCGTTCGTTATCCACGCAAACTGA
- a CDS encoding RNA polymerase sigma factor — translation MARRLCSKPQTASAEMTANGLEAVFLSNRDKLLQFLRSLARGDDAEDLLQELWLRAVTAETGPIAKPLSYLYRTAHNLALERYRQTARAQRRDQDWSDSVSETVAGVSDDPSAERILVARERLRLAEEALLALGERTATVFRRYRIEGRSQRDIAAELGISLSAVEKDLQKAYQAMIAFRRQDYAG, via the coding sequence ATGGCGCGCCGCCTATGTTCCAAGCCACAAACTGCAAGTGCTGAAATGACTGCGAATGGCCTTGAGGCAGTGTTCCTTTCTAACAGGGACAAGCTGCTGCAGTTCCTGCGCTCGCTCGCCAGAGGTGATGACGCCGAAGATCTATTACAGGAACTTTGGTTGCGGGCTGTGACTGCAGAAACAGGACCGATCGCCAAGCCGCTGTCCTATTTGTATCGAACCGCACATAATCTCGCATTGGAGCGCTACAGGCAGACAGCGCGAGCACAGCGCCGCGATCAGGACTGGAGTGATAGCGTCAGTGAAACCGTTGCCGGAGTTTCTGATGATCCGTCTGCGGAACGGATACTCGTAGCCAGAGAACGGCTTCGTCTTGCTGAAGAAGCGTTGCTGGCACTTGGCGAGCGCACCGCAACTGTCTTCCGGCGATACAGGATTGAGGGGCGCAGCCAGCGAGACATTGCAGCAGAGCTGGGCATCAGTTTGAGCGCGGTCGAGAAGGATCTTCAGAAGGCCTATCAGGCAATGATCGCGTTCCGGAGACAAGATTATGCGGGATGA
- a CDS encoding PhyR family response regulator anti-anti-sigma factor produces the protein MKWQTCQPCCVKLDQLEKSSTRRNKSRSEQYSLSRRGAKMSLKEVVGPELPFLRRYARAFTGSQALGDAAVREVLEALLDAPEAFNDRKPARFELYRVFHQLWQPESRPMPANANIGAGPVSSLPILSRQALLLTAVEGFDIAEAASILQCSIDTVTHGIDTARKSIADGLKASVMIIEDEAIIALHIRSIVEGLGHNVSGIARTRTEAVALAEKTLPELVLADISLADGSSGIDAVRDILSAMNVPVIFITAFPERLLTGGRPEPTYLITKPFEPETVIATIGQALLVHRERVAKSAPSIRVMEGDAPDPRKHFDTPQALLDEPGLAAADKVALLTDWDSDMDGQLNAESEGMSASDPISAKREGRLAKEAEKVKTALTSIVEQGKNS, from the coding sequence TTGAAATGGCAAACCTGCCAGCCGTGCTGCGTTAAACTCGATCAACTGGAAAAAAGTTCCACGCGCCGGAACAAAAGTCGATCTGAGCAGTATTCCCTGTCTCGAAGAGGAGCAAAAATGTCACTCAAAGAAGTAGTCGGGCCTGAGCTTCCCTTCTTGCGTCGCTACGCGCGCGCGTTTACCGGCTCCCAAGCTCTTGGTGATGCCGCCGTGCGAGAAGTGCTGGAAGCCTTACTTGATGCGCCCGAGGCCTTCAATGACCGCAAGCCCGCTCGTTTCGAACTGTACCGGGTTTTCCACCAACTTTGGCAACCTGAATCTAGGCCAATGCCCGCCAATGCAAATATTGGAGCCGGGCCGGTCTCCAGCCTGCCGATTCTGAGCCGCCAGGCGTTGTTATTGACCGCTGTTGAAGGTTTCGACATCGCGGAAGCCGCCAGCATTCTCCAATGCAGCATCGACACTGTTACACACGGCATAGACACGGCTCGTAAATCCATTGCGGATGGCCTCAAAGCTTCGGTAATGATAATCGAGGACGAAGCGATTATTGCGCTCCATATCCGATCAATTGTTGAGGGGTTGGGTCACAACGTATCCGGTATCGCGCGCACGCGCACTGAAGCGGTTGCTCTTGCGGAGAAGACTTTACCGGAACTCGTGCTTGCCGATATCAGCCTGGCAGATGGTTCGAGCGGAATCGACGCCGTTAGGGACATACTGAGTGCGATGAATGTCCCCGTTATCTTTATAACTGCATTTCCAGAGCGACTGCTGACAGGCGGTCGACCGGAGCCGACCTATCTCATCACCAAGCCGTTCGAGCCCGAAACTGTCATTGCGACGATTGGTCAAGCCCTCCTCGTCCATCGCGAACGCGTAGCAAAATCGGCGCCCTCGATACGGGTCATGGAGGGTGATGCGCCCGACCCGCGCAAGCATTTTGATACTCCTCAGGCTCTCCTGGATGAGCCGGGGCTGGCGGCTGCTGACAAGGTCGCGCTGCTGACTGATTGGGATTCAGATATGGACGGGCAGCTCAATGCAGAATCCGAGGGCATGAGTGCTTCAGACCCAATAAGCGCGAAGCGCGAAGGACGGCTGGCCAAGGAAGCAGAAAAAGTGAAGACCGCACTGACCTCAATTGTCGAGCAAGGAAAAAATTCCTGA
- a CDS encoding CsbD family protein produces MGEFVDKMKGSANDVIGRSKFSAGKSTDNPTLMAKGLVQEVKGKAQKALGKVKGKTGDRI; encoded by the coding sequence ATGGGCGAATTTGTGGACAAGATGAAGGGTTCTGCCAACGACGTAATCGGCCGGTCCAAGTTTTCCGCGGGCAAGAGCACCGATAACCCAACATTGATGGCAAAGGGACTCGTGCAGGAAGTCAAAGGCAAGGCTCAAAAAGCTTTGGGCAAAGTCAAAGGCAAAACAGGCGATCGTATCTGA
- a CDS encoding sensor histidine kinase — MTGPITKKRILAGLLPILKDTGANDGAIMVAIDASWLERSLSQSQMSEDAAVAIIDRNGNVVLSRESRPLPKFDVVAGNAHVTDAIASNGVGWMYAVAPLIDRELYVAYAEPKEELMATALKQEQIGLILPIAALLLAMLSIWVGTTRLVLRWLESVRALAAEFAKGNFSDERNKFAKAPREIGLLVRDLHNMANAIEARDSELKMALDVKTAMTQDIHHRVKNNLQIVSSLLNLQTEKMSDPAAREALNQTRARIGALAQIHRLLYEDGHDSDQENVDIAKLLHALCIQLRALHGRERGVILSCEVEPQMIPINHAVPLTLLAVEAVTNAFRHGFPQGQPGQVMVHFDVKDGQATLWVKDDGVGFQSTQAPSSMGQQLMEAFAQQLGGTLHILSSVGTGTNVTLVYPLPQRD, encoded by the coding sequence GTGACTGGACCGATTACCAAGAAGCGCATTCTTGCAGGCCTCCTGCCAATTCTGAAAGATACTGGCGCAAATGACGGTGCGATAATGGTTGCGATAGATGCATCGTGGCTTGAGCGATCATTGTCTCAATCTCAAATGTCCGAAGATGCGGCTGTCGCGATCATCGACCGCAACGGAAATGTGGTCCTGTCACGAGAATCACGGCCGCTGCCAAAATTTGATGTCGTGGCAGGCAATGCTCATGTGACGGATGCGATCGCCAGCAATGGGGTCGGGTGGATGTATGCGGTCGCGCCGCTCATTGATAGAGAATTGTACGTTGCTTATGCCGAGCCGAAAGAAGAGTTGATGGCGACGGCCCTGAAGCAGGAGCAAATTGGTCTCATTCTGCCCATTGCTGCCTTGCTTCTCGCAATGCTCTCAATTTGGGTCGGCACCACTCGATTGGTTCTTCGCTGGCTTGAATCCGTGCGTGCGCTTGCTGCGGAATTCGCAAAGGGAAATTTCTCGGATGAACGCAACAAGTTTGCGAAAGCTCCGCGCGAAATTGGTCTGCTCGTCCGCGATCTCCACAACATGGCAAATGCCATTGAAGCGCGGGATAGCGAGCTCAAAATGGCGCTCGACGTAAAGACTGCCATGACTCAGGACATACACCATAGGGTCAAGAACAACCTCCAGATCGTCAGCAGTTTGCTCAATCTCCAAACCGAAAAAATGTCTGATCCCGCCGCGCGGGAAGCCTTGAATCAAACTCGGGCCCGGATCGGGGCATTGGCGCAGATACACCGGTTGCTGTATGAAGATGGACACGACAGCGACCAGGAAAATGTCGACATTGCCAAGTTGCTCCATGCGCTATGCATACAACTTCGCGCCCTGCATGGCCGTGAGAGGGGCGTCATTCTCTCCTGCGAAGTGGAACCGCAGATGATTCCGATCAATCATGCTGTGCCCCTCACGCTGCTCGCGGTTGAGGCGGTCACCAACGCATTTCGGCACGGTTTTCCTCAGGGCCAGCCAGGGCAGGTAATGGTCCATTTCGATGTCAAAGACGGTCAGGCGACGCTGTGGGTCAAGGACGACGGGGTCGGCTTTCAATCAACACAGGCGCCCTCTTCGATGGGGCAACAACTTATGGAAGCTTTTGCCCAACAATTGGGGGGTACATTGCATATCCTCAGTTCGGTCGGAACCGGAACTAACGTTACTTTGGTCTATCCATTGCCGCAAAGGGATTAG
- a CDS encoding PRC-barrel domain-containing protein, with translation MVEGTSVYDIEGQRVGKILNFMVNKHSGQVEYAVMSFGGFLGMGEDHYPLPWKKLKYVVARHGFVVDIDKDSLANAPKHDRGNEPVYDAAFGTMISSHYGVA, from the coding sequence ATGGTGGAAGGCACCTCCGTCTATGACATTGAGGGACAAAGGGTCGGAAAGATCCTGAACTTCATGGTCAACAAGCACAGTGGTCAGGTCGAATATGCCGTAATGTCCTTTGGCGGCTTTCTCGGGATGGGCGAAGACCATTACCCGCTTCCTTGGAAGAAGCTCAAATACGTTGTCGCGCGTCACGGCTTTGTAGTTGATATCGACAAAGACAGCCTGGCCAATGCTCCAAAGCATGATCGAGGCAATGAGCCCGTTTACGACGCCGCCTTCGGCACGATGATCAGCAGCCATTATGGCGTTGCTTAG
- a CDS encoding FecR family protein has translation MNEFRATIEEEAIGWIIRIRDPQFDDWELFAAWAEDPVRAQTYAEMAAADIDLTEQLTSSTVGQRQAANDDEPQGFQSKRRLVLGWAVAAVVVAAVGFTVRPFGPSTYTVATVAGERKSIRLEDGSRIDVNGGTRLVLDRRDARFARLETGEANFSVVHDAGNAFVVEAGGATLMDAGTAFNVTRIGKVTEVAVSEGLVIYNPKSEKLALPPGRMVHVSDGQQPVLRSVDPHSVASWRDGRLIYDGAPFAKVATDLSRNLGVMISVSPELAKRPISAVIQLNGNDSKAISDIGALLGVETLRVGNGWRFVVEGNAKH, from the coding sequence ATGAATGAATTTCGTGCGACCATTGAAGAGGAGGCAATCGGATGGATCATCCGCATTCGCGACCCGCAATTCGATGACTGGGAACTGTTCGCTGCTTGGGCGGAGGACCCCGTAAGGGCGCAGACATATGCGGAGATGGCTGCTGCGGATATCGACCTCACAGAGCAACTAACGAGCTCAACTGTCGGTCAAAGACAGGCTGCAAATGACGATGAACCGCAAGGTTTCCAGAGTAAGAGGCGTCTTGTGCTTGGATGGGCTGTTGCTGCTGTGGTTGTCGCAGCAGTAGGCTTTACGGTCAGGCCGTTTGGTCCTTCCACCTATACCGTGGCTACGGTGGCAGGTGAACGCAAGTCGATCAGGCTTGAAGATGGAAGCCGCATTGATGTCAACGGAGGCACGCGGCTAGTTCTTGATCGTCGCGATGCGCGATTTGCTCGCCTTGAGACAGGGGAAGCAAATTTCAGCGTCGTACATGATGCCGGAAACGCTTTCGTTGTCGAAGCTGGCGGCGCAACGTTGATGGACGCCGGCACAGCCTTCAACGTAACCCGCATTGGCAAAGTGACTGAGGTCGCAGTGTCTGAAGGGCTTGTGATTTATAATCCCAAATCGGAGAAGCTGGCGTTGCCCCCCGGCCGGATGGTTCATGTGAGCGACGGACAACAGCCTGTCTTGCGCAGCGTTGATCCCCATTCTGTCGCAAGTTGGCGTGACGGCAGGCTGATCTATGATGGCGCGCCCTTTGCGAAGGTTGCAACAGACTTGTCACGCAATCTTGGCGTTATGATTTCGGTTTCGCCTGAATTGGCCAAACGCCCGATCAGCGCAGTGATCCAGCTCAACGGAAATGACAGCAAAGCCATAAGCGATATTGGAGCGCTCCTCGGCGTCGAGACTCTGCGGGTCGGAAATGGGTGGCGCTTTGTGGTGGAGGGGAATGCCAAACACTAA
- a CDS encoding GlsB/YeaQ/YmgE family stress response membrane protein codes for MNLIIMLIVGGILGWLASIVMRTDGQQGMFLNVVVGVIGAMLAGFLLTPFLGGAPITTGAFDIKSLFVSFLGAVVLLAIVNLVRRGSIR; via the coding sequence GTGAATTTGATCATCATGCTTATCGTCGGCGGCATCCTTGGATGGCTCGCCTCAATTGTCATGCGCACGGACGGGCAGCAGGGGATGTTCCTGAATGTTGTCGTTGGCGTGATCGGCGCAATGCTTGCTGGGTTCCTGCTAACGCCCTTCCTCGGCGGCGCGCCAATTACAACCGGAGCATTCGACATTAAATCGCTTTTTGTGTCCTTTCTGGGAGCGGTTGTTTTGTTGGCAATTGTGAACCTGGTTCGGCGGGGCTCAATTCGCTAA
- a CDS encoding TonB-dependent receptor domain-containing protein, producing MPNTKRFICAAIFLACGTPALAENRQPVDLPAGGLGPAVIALGRQAGVSVGISDPELSALQVKRVRGNFGVKEALDRLLKGTGAAYMNVGGNGWRIIRRTSEARTARDHSRKGIALAAIEEVQPEIIVTASKKDTPLSKYPGSATMLSMAEMPIGSIGGSTATLTSRVAGMTSTHLGSGRNRLFIRGIADSSFNGPTQAVVGQYLGETRLNYNAPDPDLRLYDISSIEVLEGPQGTLYGAGSLGGILRLRPAEPQLDALQATASMSVALTAHGDPSADISATLNLPLIEGSLAVRAVGYGIRDGGYIDDTLRNRSDVNRTEIAGGRIAVRAEPGDGWTIDLGGTFQSIVSRDSQYADRNAPRLTRSSAIAEGSSNEYVLGQFIARKEWDSLVFTSATGIVGQDISETYDATPPTGFPTVFRQRSRISLISSENRLTQTLVDGSSWIVGTSLVRNRYRLNRRFGAASFAPTIAGVANGVDEATLFGEFTKAVTPRINVTAGGRLTYVRLSGAALDAPAAIIASVALLQGRRKEAEFLPSFSVTYVPDDSLTFFGKYQESFRPGGIVVRNDLIQRYQNDQVSSFELGLRFGGRHKTGMDGSLSMSRTRWRNIQADLIDATGLPATSNIGTGRIWSIDAVLGWRPIQGLRIEASGVFSDSRLTNPAPTLLLLRNGSSITPKPGVTVIDSNDLPNVARFNGRLSADYFASLPGGFELSLSSWVRYVGRSRLGIGPVLGVPQGNYLDTSLGLRLSRERYGFFLNATNLLDTIGNRFALGSPFTLPYIGQITPQRPRTIRVGMDARF from the coding sequence ATGCCAAACACTAAGCGCTTCATTTGCGCTGCCATCTTCCTGGCATGCGGCACCCCGGCTCTTGCCGAAAACCGCCAACCGGTTGATTTGCCGGCTGGAGGGCTGGGCCCGGCTGTCATTGCGCTGGGTCGGCAAGCAGGTGTCAGTGTCGGCATTTCGGATCCCGAACTGTCGGCACTTCAGGTCAAGCGCGTGCGGGGAAATTTTGGTGTCAAAGAGGCGTTGGATCGATTGCTCAAAGGCACTGGGGCAGCCTATATGAATGTTGGCGGCAATGGCTGGCGTATCATTCGCCGAACGTCAGAGGCTCGAACCGCCCGCGACCATTCTCGTAAGGGAATTGCACTTGCCGCAATAGAGGAAGTCCAGCCTGAAATCATCGTTACGGCGAGCAAGAAGGACACGCCGCTGTCAAAGTATCCGGGGAGCGCGACGATGCTGTCCATGGCTGAAATGCCGATCGGCAGCATTGGCGGATCAACGGCCACTCTGACTTCGCGTGTCGCGGGCATGACATCGACGCATTTGGGATCAGGTCGAAACCGGCTTTTCATTCGGGGTATAGCGGATTCGAGCTTCAACGGGCCGACGCAGGCCGTTGTCGGTCAATATCTTGGCGAAACAAGGCTCAACTATAATGCACCTGATCCGGATCTCAGGCTTTATGACATTTCTTCGATAGAAGTACTCGAAGGCCCGCAGGGGACCCTTTACGGCGCGGGATCGCTTGGCGGCATCTTGCGCCTTCGACCGGCAGAGCCGCAACTGGACGCTCTCCAGGCCACGGCATCGATGTCCGTTGCCCTTACAGCTCATGGCGACCCCAGCGCAGATATCAGTGCAACGCTAAACCTGCCACTTATCGAGGGATCGCTTGCAGTAAGAGCAGTCGGATACGGCATTCGGGATGGAGGCTATATTGACGATACGCTGCGAAATCGATCCGATGTAAACCGGACAGAAATTGCCGGCGGTCGTATTGCTGTGCGAGCAGAACCCGGAGACGGCTGGACGATTGATCTTGGTGGAACGTTCCAGTCGATCGTGTCGCGGGATAGCCAGTACGCCGACCGGAATGCGCCCAGGCTGACCCGTAGCAGCGCAATCGCTGAGGGATCTAGCAATGAGTATGTTTTGGGTCAGTTCATTGCGCGCAAGGAGTGGGACAGCCTTGTCTTTACCTCCGCTACCGGAATCGTTGGTCAGGATATCTCTGAAACTTATGACGCAACGCCGCCGACCGGATTTCCGACTGTCTTTCGTCAGCGCAGCCGTATTTCGCTGATTTCCAGCGAAAATCGCCTCACGCAGACACTAGTCGACGGCTCGAGCTGGATCGTCGGTACCAGCTTGGTTCGGAATCGTTATCGTCTAAATCGCAGGTTTGGCGCTGCCAGTTTCGCGCCCACAATCGCCGGTGTTGCAAATGGCGTAGACGAAGCAACCTTGTTTGGTGAATTTACAAAGGCCGTAACGCCGCGGATCAACGTGACTGCTGGCGGTCGGTTGACTTATGTGAGGCTGTCTGGCGCGGCACTCGATGCTCCAGCCGCTATCATTGCAAGCGTTGCCCTCTTGCAGGGCAGACGCAAAGAAGCCGAGTTTCTTCCATCCTTTTCGGTAACCTATGTTCCGGATGACAGCCTGACTTTTTTTGGAAAGTACCAGGAAAGCTTTCGTCCCGGCGGGATCGTCGTGCGAAATGACCTGATACAGCGATACCAAAATGATCAGGTCTCTTCGTTCGAACTAGGCTTGCGATTTGGCGGGCGCCACAAGACGGGTATGGATGGATCGCTCTCCATGTCGCGCACGCGCTGGCGCAATATTCAGGCTGACTTGATTGATGCCACGGGGCTCCCTGCAACATCAAATATCGGTACCGGTCGCATTTGGTCGATCGATGCAGTCCTCGGTTGGCGGCCGATACAGGGCTTGCGGATTGAGGCGTCTGGCGTTTTCTCGGACAGCAGGCTTACCAATCCGGCGCCGACTCTGCTTTTGCTGCGCAACGGTTCCAGTATTACACCGAAGCCGGGCGTGACCGTGATCGACAGCAATGACCTGCCCAACGTGGCACGTTTTAACGGTCGGCTAAGTGCTGACTATTTTGCAAGTCTGCCGGGCGGGTTTGAATTGAGTCTATCGAGCTGGGTCCGGTATGTCGGCCGGTCCCGGCTCGGCATAGGGCCCGTCCTTGGAGTTCCACAGGGCAATTATCTCGACACCTCTTTGGGCCTGCGATTGAGCCGTGAGCGGTACGGCTTTTTTCTGAACGCGACAAATTTGCTCGATACGATTGGCAATCGTTTTGCACTCGGGTCGCCCTTCACATTGCCCTATATTGGGCAAATTACGCCGCAACGTCCGCGCACCATTCGCGTAGGTATGGACGCCCGCTTTTAG
- a CDS encoding NepR family anti-sigma factor: protein MAKPKRPGNHGEEMDSDPIAAALRQMHDVVASEDLPEDFLRLLDEIDTKIASKNAAH, encoded by the coding sequence ATGGCGAAGCCGAAAAGGCCCGGCAATCATGGCGAGGAAATGGACAGCGATCCAATCGCTGCAGCGCTCAGGCAAATGCATGATGTTGTGGCGAGTGAGGATCTCCCTGAGGATTTTCTGCGGCTACTTGACGAGATCGATACCAAGATTGCCTCTAAAAATGCTGCGCATTGA
- a CDS encoding sigma-70 family RNA polymerase sigma factor, with translation MGGLETKDPDKLFRDQLVALLPSLRAFSRGLCGHREMADDLAQDTVMRAWAARESYLQGSNFRAWMFMIMRNQFYTTIRKNARMTSLDPEVAERVLVVAPAQQNGLNVEDVAKALQKLPAEQREVLLLIGANGLSYEEAAEVTGCAMGTIKSRLARGRTALAALIDGPDDDSLFSEPKPKSKKGEGQDAAQVFNEVLREPPDKKLAVGGR, from the coding sequence ATGGGCGGGCTGGAAACCAAAGATCCTGACAAACTGTTCCGAGACCAGCTTGTCGCGCTCTTGCCATCGCTGCGCGCCTTTTCTCGCGGGTTGTGTGGGCATCGCGAAATGGCAGATGACCTGGCTCAAGATACGGTGATGCGGGCATGGGCGGCACGCGAGAGTTATTTGCAGGGGTCGAATTTCCGCGCTTGGATGTTCATGATCATGCGCAACCAGTTTTATACGACCATCCGCAAGAACGCTCGTATGACATCCCTCGATCCGGAGGTCGCGGAACGGGTTCTTGTCGTTGCGCCTGCTCAACAAAATGGCCTCAATGTCGAAGATGTGGCCAAAGCGCTGCAAAAGCTGCCAGCAGAGCAACGTGAAGTCCTGCTGCTGATTGGCGCAAACGGGCTATCATACGAAGAGGCAGCTGAAGTGACCGGCTGTGCAATGGGAACCATCAAGAGCCGCCTCGCCAGGGGGCGCACAGCGCTGGCTGCGCTGATCGACGGTCCAGATGATGATTCCCTATTTTCTGAGCCAAAGCCAAAGTCAAAGAAGGGGGAGGGGCAGGATGCAGCTCAAGTCTTCAATGAAGTTCTTCGCGAGCCGCCGGATAAGAAGTTAGCGGTGGGTGGTCGTTGA